TATTTTATAATATTGTTTTTTTTCTTTTTTTAAAACAAGAAATTCAGTATTCTAATTTTCTCCAAAACTACAGTGGCATTCTTATATTTTTTTACGGGAAACCATAAAGCATGAATGTTTCAGAGAAAAAATTATATTTACAGAAAAAAAAACAATGGAAAATTATTTAGACATCAACAGGAAATCCTGGAATGCCAAAGTAGAACCACATCTGAAATCGGATTTCTATTTTGTTGATGAATTTTTGAAAGGAAGAACATCATTAAATTCTATAGAGCTTGGGCTTGTAAGAGATGTAAAAGGTAAAAAAATTCTTCATCTGCAATGTCATTTTGGGCAGGATTCTATTTCGCTTTCGAGAATGGGAGCAAAGGTTACAGGAATTGATCTTTCAGATAAAGCAATTGAAGCGGGAAAAGATTTAGCGAAACAATGCAATACAGATACAGAATTTATTTGCTCTGATGTATATGATTTACCTACTATTTTAGACGAAAAATTTGATATAGTTTTTACAAGTTACGGCACAATTGGCTGGCTTCCCGATCTTGAAAAGTGGGCGGGTGTAATTGATCATTTTTTAAAACCAAACGGAAAGTTTATCATGGCAGAATTTCATCCTGTAGTTTGGATGTTTGATGATGATTTTAAAGACATTGCGTATAATTATTTCAATGAAAAACCTATTGCAGAAACTTATGAAGGAACCTATGCAGACTTTTCAGCCGAAATCGTTCAGGATTATGTAATGTGGAATCATTCGTTATCCGAAGTAATGCAAAATCTGATTAATAAAAACTTAGTAATAGAGCAGTTTCAGGAATTTGATTGGTCACCTTACCCGTGTTTTAAGCACATTGAAGAATTTGAAAAAGGAAAATGGCGCACAGAAAAATTTGGAAATAAAATACCTATGGTTTATGCCCTTTCAGCACAAAAAAAGTCATCGTAATGATGACTTTTTTGTATATGAATGTTAAAATGAATATCTAAGTTTATCGATTCTAATCTTATAATTTAGATGTAGAATCTTCTACTTTTGTTTTTGCTTCGTCAAATTTACTTTGAGCTTGGGAAGCCACTTCATTTGCTTTATCTTTCAAATCATTTCCCCATTTATTCAAATTATCTTTAGCAGAGTTAATTTTGTCTTTCACAGCTTGTTGCTGTTCCGGAGTAGATTTTTTGTATTTCCAATATGCTAAAGCACCTATTCCTAATAAAGCTAATAATCCATTTGTCTTATT
Above is a genomic segment from Chryseobacterium mulctrae containing:
- a CDS encoding YtxH domain-containing protein; protein product: MGNKTNGLLALLGIGALAYWKYKKSTPEQQQAVKDKINSAKDNLNKWGNDLKDKANEVASQAQSKFDEAKTKVEDSTSKL
- a CDS encoding class I SAM-dependent methyltransferase yields the protein MENYLDINRKSWNAKVEPHLKSDFYFVDEFLKGRTSLNSIELGLVRDVKGKKILHLQCHFGQDSISLSRMGAKVTGIDLSDKAIEAGKDLAKQCNTDTEFICSDVYDLPTILDEKFDIVFTSYGTIGWLPDLEKWAGVIDHFLKPNGKFIMAEFHPVVWMFDDDFKDIAYNYFNEKPIAETYEGTYADFSAEIVQDYVMWNHSLSEVMQNLINKNLVIEQFQEFDWSPYPCFKHIEEFEKGKWRTEKFGNKIPMVYALSAQKKSS